GGCAATACTTGGTGATCTCTTCAAACTTTTTTCGGTGGTCAACTCGGACGGGCAGGCCTTAGGCGATGGCATCGGTAATCGGCTGGCTTGACCACTCCGAGGAACAACAACGCAAGATGCGCGAGGTCATTGACCTCTTCTCGGAAACCGATTCGCGCGACGAGTTGGGTATCGGCGCGGTGAGGGACGCTTTTTCGGATCTGTTGTTTCCGGGCTTGAGCACAATCCAAACCCGCGCCCGGTACTTCTTTTTTGTTCCGTGGGTGTACCTGGATCTAGAACGACGGCGGGTGCCAGAAGGCCAGATCGCCCAGAAGGCCCGGCAACGTCAAATCGAGCTGATTTACGCCCTGGAGGCGGGGGGTGAATCCGGAGGCGTTATTGGGATCGATGCCCGGGAACGACTGAAGCGTCTCCCCGAAAGCGTTTACTGGAACGGGCTGGGTGTCTTTGACCTTCGCCGATACCAGGGGGGGCTGGGCGACTACCGGCGGAGCATCGGCCGCTTCTACCGGCAGGTCGATGCCTTTGCCGGTTACGAAGCCGAACAGATCGACATTGAACGGCCAACAAACTGGCACCCGGCGCTTCCGCCCCGACCCGATGGGCTGTTTGAAGAAACCACGCTGGCTCTCACCGGCGAGGAAGCTCATTTCTTACGGGAACGGATCGTTACGGCCGACCCAGGCTCGCTGCTCGCCCACTACCTGCTGGCCGGGCAACCAGTCGAGGGCACGATTGCTCTCCCGTGGGACGGCGTTGACTTCGACGGCTTGCCCGACGAACTGGCCAGGCGGGTCCGGTATGGCCGCTGGTTCTCCGAACTGTTCTGGGGTGCGGCGCTTCTCTACAACCTTCTTCTGGCCGAAGAAGCAACCCGGCGGGAGCTCCAGTCGGGAGGCGCCGAACGAGTCGACCATTACCGAGACCGGCTTGACGACTGGGTCGGGCTGGTAGCCGCCCGACGGTCCGAGTTCGAAGCAGTCCAGCGCGACGACTTTTGGCGGGTTGTTTCTCACACCGGCGCACGGGTCACCGACAAGACACGGAGGTTTCTCGACCAGTGGTTCGATCTGGCGCTTGCACCCGGCGGGAGTGTGGCCACTAACCGGTCAGCACACCAGCTGATAGGCGACCGTGAGCAGGGCCTTAAGCGGGGGCTGGCCCGGCTCGGCAACCCTCGACAGCTTGAGATTTGGGGGGGCGTGTCCGGGGCGGGCCAACTCAACTACCGGTGGGGCACCGGCCAAGTGATCGTCAACGACATCATCAAGGGGCTAACCGATGCTTGACCCCGACGACCGGCACCTCCTCGTCGA
This sequence is a window from Longimicrobiales bacterium. Protein-coding genes within it:
- a CDS encoding DUF6361 family protein yields the protein MASVIGWLDHSEEQQRKMREVIDLFSETDSRDELGIGAVRDAFSDLLFPGLSTIQTRARYFFFVPWVYLDLERRRVPEGQIAQKARQRQIELIYALEAGGESGGVIGIDARERLKRLPESVYWNGLGVFDLRRYQGGLGDYRRSIGRFYRQVDAFAGYEAEQIDIERPTNWHPALPPRPDGLFEETTLALTGEEAHFLRERIVTADPGSLLAHYLLAGQPVEGTIALPWDGVDFDGLPDELARRVRYGRWFSELFWGAALLYNLLLAEEATRRELQSGGAERVDHYRDRLDDWVGLVAARRSEFEAVQRDDFWRVVSHTGARVTDKTRRFLDQWFDLALAPGGSVATNRSAHQLIGDREQGLKRGLARLGNPRQLEIWGGVSGAGQLNYRWGTGQVIVNDIIKGLTDA